In Monodelphis domestica isolate mMonDom1 chromosome 3, mMonDom1.pri, whole genome shotgun sequence, the following proteins share a genomic window:
- the FAM50A gene encoding protein FAM50A has product MAQYKGAASEAGRAMHLMKKREKQREQIEQMKQRITEENMMKSNIDKKFSAHYDAVEAELKSSTVGLVTLNDMKAKQEALVKEREKQLAKKEQSKELQLKLEKLREKERKKEEKRKISSLSFTLDEEEEPEEDDEEELDEDLVEREEVPSKKRKLGKNPDVDTSFLPDRDREEEENRLREELRQEWEAKQEKIKSEEIEITFSYWDGSGHRRTVKMKKGNTMQQFLQKALEILRKDFSELRSAGVEQLMYIKEDLIIPHHHSFYDFIVTKARGKSGPLFNFDVHDDVRLLSDATVEKDESHAGKVVLRSWYEKNKHIFPASRWEPYDPEKKWDKYTIR; this is encoded by the coding sequence ATGGCTCAATACAAGGGGGCCGCCAGCGAGGCGGGCCGCGCTATGCATCTAATGAAGAAGCGAGAGAAGCAGCGGGAGCAGATAGAGCAGATGAAGCAGCGGATCACGGAGGAGAACATGATGAAGTCCAACATTGACAAAAAATTCTCTGCTCATTACGATGCGGTGGAGGCCGAGCTCAAGTCCAGTACTGTGGGTCTTGTCACCCTGAATGACATGAAGGCCAAACAGGAAGCTCTGGTAAAGGAGCGGGAAAAACAGTTGGCTAAAAAGGAGCAGTCTAAGGAGCTCCAACTAAAGCTAGAGAAACTTCGAGAAAAGGAACGCAAGAAGGAAGAGAAGCGGAAGATCTCCAGCCTCTCCTTCACCCTGGATGAGGAGGAGGAGCCTGAGGAGGACGACGAGGAAGAGCTAGATGAGGACTTGGTAGAACGGGAAGAGGTACCctcaaagaagagaaaactagGGAAGAACCCAGATGTGGACACAAGCTTCCTTCCTGACCGAGAccgggaggaagaagaaaataggcTTCGAGAGGAGCTTCGGCAGGAATGGGAAGCCAAGCAGGAGAAGATCAagagtgaggaaattgagatcacATTTAGTTACTGGGATGGCTCTGGGCACCGAAGAACCGTAAAGATGAAGAAAGGGAACACCATGCAGCAGTTCTTGCAGAAGGCCCTGGAGATCCTGAGAAAAGATTTCAGTGAACTGAGGTCAGCAGGAGTAGAGCAACTCATGTACATCAAGGAAGATCTTATCATACCTCATCATCACAGCTTCTACGACTTCATCGTCACCAAAGCCAGAGGGAAGAGTGGGCCACTTTTTAACTTTGATGTTCACGATGATGTTCGGCTGCTTAGTGATGCCACAGTGGAGAAGGATGAGTCACATGCCGGAAAGGTGGTGCTGAGGAGTTGGTATGAGAAGAACAAGCACATTTTTCCTGCCAGCCGTTGGGAGCCTTATGATCCAGAGAAAAAGTGGGACAAGTACACCATCAGATGA